TGCTCGAGCCACGTCCTTTAGAAGGCACCAGCGAAGCCACACTCAAGATCATGATTATAGGTTTAAGTGCCTCAAATGTGCAATAGGCTTCAAGGATATTTATGATCTGAAGAGACACCAGCAAGGAGTTTGTGAAAAGAACCTCTCAACTTTGGTTGATTGGGAAAATAAAGAAGAGATCCCACAACCCTCAACTAGCAAATCTACGAACACATCACCCCTTAAGACGCTATCTCCATCAGGTCTAACACAGAAAAGACCTCTGGACACCAAAACATGCTCTTTGTGTAGGAGGTTTTTCACTCGTACTTCAGACATGGCAAGGCACATGAGATCCCACTCAAAAGAGCATCCATTTTGGTGTGTAAATTGTGATAAGCGATTCAAGTATTCATATGatttgaagaggcaccagagagaTTTGTGTAAGAAAGTGAACCAGGAAGATTTAGGTCAGGTTGGTCAAAACTTGTCACAACAGAAGGGGAAACCGCAGCCAGAGAAAGATGAATCCCAATCAATGGGTAGCACTGGGTCTCTTGGCACTGATGAAAACCCACAACCATCTCACAAAGGGCTGTCCGACTCAAAAACCTGTTGTGTCTGTGGTAGGATTTTGACTCGTACCTCAGACATGGAAAGGCACTTGAAATCTCACTCAAAGGAGCGTCCCTTTCATTGTGCTATTTGTGAGAGAAGTTTTAAGTACAAAGATACCTTGAAGAAACATCAGGAAATCCTTGGCCACGAGGGCATCCTAGAAGACTTGGGTCAGAGTGTGGACCAGCAACAAGCGGAAGTTAAAACGGAAGGTTGCAGCAGTCCTCTCACTACCAAGGAAAACGACACTGGGACCCAAATCACAGCTGCTACTTCAGTGCCGACTCTCAAAGAACCCAAACCATGCACTGTGTGTGGGAAGATTTTTAACCGTGCTTCAGGAATGGCTATTCATATGAGATCCCATTCAGAGGAGCGTCCTTATCAATGTGTCAATTGTGAGCAGCGCTTCAAGTACATGCATGGTTTAAAGAAACACCAGAGGGATATCTGTCTGAAGGTGAACCAAGAAGAAGCATCTAAGTTGGTGGACCAGCAACAAGAGGATGCTactccagaggaggctggtgaacTGCTAGCCACTGATGACACAAGGGCAGAATGCAAGGAGGAGGAAAGAAAGGTGGTATTCAAATGTGATGAATGCGACAAGGAATTCAAAGGCTCATCCTCCCTAAGAACACACAAACGAATTCACAATCCATTCTATTGCTCTGATTGTGGAAGGATATACCCAAACTCCATTGCCTTTGACAGACACAAGCTGATGCACAAGGAAATCCAGTGTACCATGTGTGAGAAGACCTTTACCCTGTTGGGGCGTCTGAGAGATCACTATCTGCATCAACATAAATTCACAGGACCATACCCCTGCTCTCAATGTGAGAAAACCTTCACTCAGTTATCGTACCTTGTCATCCATGAGAGGGTTCATTCAGGAGAGTACCTGTACCAGTGTTCTGTTTGTCCAGAAAAATTCAGAACAGCCAATTCTCTAACGATACACAGTAGGAagcacacaggagaaaagccgtTCCTGTGCTGGCAGTGTGGAAAGAGTTACAGGGCCGCTTCTGAACTGTCGGTGCATATGGGAACTCACTCAGAGGAGAAACCCTTTTCTTGTTCGCAGTGTGACATGACTTATCGGACAAAGATTCAGCTGAATACACATATTGAGCAAGTTCACGAGGGGGTGAGATTTACCTGTACAGTCTGTGGAAAGCAGTTTTACAAAGCTGTGTCATTGAAAAGACATGAACTTACTCACACAGGAGAAAGACCATTTCCATGCTCCTATTGCGAAAAAACCTTCATCACAGCAAATGAAAGGAGGTTGCATGAAAGATACCATACTGGTGAGCGACCATACAAATGCCAAGACTGTGGAAAGTCCTTCATCCAGTCAGGTTACCTGAAATCACACCAACgacttcacacaggagagaagccattTACATGCAGCGTTTGTGACAAACGTTTCAGATTTTCTCATCATATGAAAAGGCACCAGAAAACCCATACAGAGAAGCATGTATGTGGGGAATGTGGGGAATCTTTCACCCAAATTCGATGCCTCAAGGCTCACcaactcactcactccctcaatGAAAATTGAGTTATTGTTGTACATTTGCATATCAGTTGTTGAATGTTTATTTTTCTTTTGGATAGATTTAATAACTAGGTCCGTCAGATAGTTAAGTGGATATTTTGAATAGATCATCTAAAATGTTTTGTAGAGTCGGTTGCAAGTATTGATTGTAAGTCATTTGTAAAGAGAATCTAAATGACCAATGAGCAACTGAATTTACTTGATGGACAAATCCACCCAAAAacatatattttggtatttgtttcattagtccattgacgtacagtgcatttgaaaagtatttagaccccttgacattttgttacattacagctttattcaaaaatgtatacatttgtttttcctatcaatctaaacacaataccccataatgacaatgcaaaaatcagatttttagaaatgtttgcaaatatatatttttttctaaacaaaaaaattataaaatatttacataattattcagaccctgtactcagtactttgttgaagcacctttagcggtgattacagcctccagtcttcttgggtatgatgctacaagcttgacac
This window of the Oncorhynchus keta strain PuntledgeMale-10-30-2019 unplaced genomic scaffold, Oket_V2 Un_contig_8101_pilon_pilon, whole genome shotgun sequence genome carries:
- the LOC118374003 gene encoding zinc finger protein 14-like isoform X1, whose amino-acid sequence is MQFPRLGQFHWFHFVLQVKSGTLRKYLKGPPLLLPSLRLFIPPLRLVSAAMWQVVQRGDVQDYGMLEEFVTMVTEIVPELLSCSQRAQLILGLRARMVLELCRTEQTADQDIQQHLARIRSLISTGEAESSDAEVELSESKFVELVESLLKDPSERENFYQDVFPVEFGPKYDTAIQMLMLEFLSRLEKLLPLPDLEQTASLLSAVPSALEKCVQFVPDPIQLRTLLQYHRKLGHLDSIGTPSSFGDYILSSLSLPPHVRVVTATEVDSLSECLARVEGKGLVEGTIENNGGLLAPDEDQRDSFTEKEPAMNRKPVSVETDNQAVTGIHVQTSKQSKRLQIKKIRSKVQKPCKTDSSERAIQQPSSSKVHTSLRKSCKRGPFRKTCPDCGRTFARATSFRRHQRSHTQDHDYRFKCLKCAIGFKDIYDLKRHQQGVCEKNLSTLVDWENKEEIPQPSTSKSTNTSPLKTLSPSGLTQKRPLDTKTCSLCRRFFTRTSDMARHMRSHSKEHPFWCVNCDKRFKYSYDLKRHQRDLCKKVNQEDLGQVGQNLSQQKGKPQPEKDESQSMGSTGSLGTDENPQPSHKGLSDSKTCCVCGRILTRTSDMERHLKSHSKERPFHCAICERSFKYKDTLKKHQEILGHEGILEDLGQSVDQQQAEVKTEGCSSPLTTKENDTGTQITAATSVPTLKEPKPCTVCGKIFNRASGMAIHMRSHSEERPYQCVNCEQRFKYMHGLKKHQRDICLKVNQEEASKLVDQQQEDATPEEAGELLATDDTRAECKEEERKVVFKCDECDKEFKGSSSLRTHKRIHNPFYCSDCGRIYPNSIAFDRHKLMHKEIQCTMCEKTFTLLGRLRDHYLHQHKFTGPYPCSQCEKTFTQLSYLVIHERVHSGEYLYQCSVCPEKFRTANSLTIHSRKHTGEKPFLCWQCGKSYRAASELSVHMGTHSEEKPFSCSQCDMTYRTKIQLNTHIEQVHEGVRFTCTVCGKQFYKAVSLKRHELTHTGERPFPCSYCEKTFITANERRLHERYHTGERPYKCQDCGKSFIQSGYLKSHQRLHTGEKPFTCSVCDKRFRFSHHMKRHQKTHTEKHVCGECGESFTQIRCLKAHQLTHSLNEN
- the LOC118374003 gene encoding zinc finger protein 14-like isoform X3; translated protein: MQSQDPCQNCPPLLLPSLRLFIPPLRLVSAAMWQVVQRGDVQDYGMLEEFVTTLTDIVPELLSCSQRAQLILGLRARMVLELCRTEQTADQDIQQHLARIRSLISTGEAESSDAEVELSESKFVELVESLLKDPSERENFYQDVFPVEFGPKYDTAIQMLMLEFLSRLEKLLPLPDLEQTASLLSAVPSALEKCVQFVPDPIQLRTLLQYHRKLGHLDSIGTPSSFGDYILSSLSLPPHVRVVTATEVDSLSECLARVEGKGLVEGTIENNGGLLAPDEDQRDSFTEKEPAMNRKPVSVETDNQAVTGIHVQTSKQSKRLQIKKIRSKVQKPCKTDSSERAIQQPSSSKVHTSLRKSCKRGPFRKTCPDCGRTFARATSFRRHQRSHTQDHDYRFKCLKCAIGFKDIYDLKRHQQGVCEKNLSTLVDWENKEEIPQPSTSKSTNTSPLKTLSPSGLTQKRPLDTKTCSLCRRFFTRTSDMARHMRSHSKEHPFWCVNCDKRFKYSYDLKRHQRDLCKKVNQEDLGQVGQNLSQQKGKPQPEKDESQSMGSTGSLGTDENPQPSHKGLSDSKTCCVCGRILTRTSDMERHLKSHSKERPFHCAICERSFKYKDTLKKHQEILGHEGILEDLGQSVDQQQAEVKTEGCSSPLTTKENDTGTQITAATSVPTLKEPKPCTVCGKIFNRASGMAIHMRSHSEERPYQCVNCEQRFKYMHGLKKHQRDICLKVNQEEASKLVDQQQEDATPEEAGELLATDDTRAECKEEERKVVFKCDECDKEFKGSSSLRTHKRIHNPFYCSDCGRIYPNSIAFDRHKLMHKEIQCTMCEKTFTLLGRLRDHYLHQHKFTGPYPCSQCEKTFTQLSYLVIHERVHSGEYLYQCSVCPEKFRTANSLTIHSRKHTGEKPFLCWQCGKSYRAASELSVHMGTHSEEKPFSCSQCDMTYRTKIQLNTHIEQVHEGVRFTCTVCGKQFYKAVSLKRHELTHTGERPFPCSYCEKTFITANERRLHERYHTGERPYKCQDCGKSFIQSGYLKSHQRLHTGEKPFTCSVCDKRFRFSHHMKRHQKTHTEKHVCGECGESFTQIRCLKAHQLTHSLNEN
- the LOC118374003 gene encoding zinc finger protein 14-like isoform X5; amino-acid sequence: MAENPDENGPPLLLPSLRLFIPPLRLVSAAMWQVVQRGDVQDYGMLEEFVTTLTDIVPELLSCSQRAQLILGLRARMVLELCRTEQTADQDIQQHLARIRSLISTGEAESSDAEVELSESKFVELVESLLKDPSERENFYQDVFPVEFGPKYDTAIQMLMLEFLSRLEKLLPLPDLEQTASLLSAVPSALEKCVQFVPDPIQLRTLLQYHRKLGHLDSIGTPSSFGDYILSSLSLPPHVRVVTATEVDSLSECLARVEGKGLVEGTIENNGGLLAPDEDQRDSFTEKEPAMNRKPVSVETDNQAVTGIHVQTSKQSKRLQIKKIRSKVQKPCKTDSSERAIQQPSSSKVHTSLRKSCKRGPFRKTCPDCGRTFARATSFRRHQRSHTQDHDYRFKCLKCAIGFKDIYDLKRHQQGVCEKNLSTLVDWENKEEIPQPSTSKSTNTSPLKTLSPSGLTQKRPLDTKTCSLCRRFFTRTSDMARHMRSHSKEHPFWCVNCDKRFKYSYDLKRHQRDLCKKVNQEDLGQVGQNLSQQKGKPQPEKDESQSMGSTGSLGTDENPQPSHKGLSDSKTCCVCGRILTRTSDMERHLKSHSKERPFHCAICERSFKYKDTLKKHQEILGHEGILEDLGQSVDQQQAEVKTEGCSSPLTTKENDTGTQITAATSVPTLKEPKPCTVCGKIFNRASGMAIHMRSHSEERPYQCVNCEQRFKYMHGLKKHQRDICLKVNQEEASKLVDQQQEDATPEEAGELLATDDTRAECKEEERKVVFKCDECDKEFKGSSSLRTHKRIHNPFYCSDCGRIYPNSIAFDRHKLMHKEIQCTMCEKTFTLLGRLRDHYLHQHKFTGPYPCSQCEKTFTQLSYLVIHERVHSGEYLYQCSVCPEKFRTANSLTIHSRKHTGEKPFLCWQCGKSYRAASELSVHMGTHSEEKPFSCSQCDMTYRTKIQLNTHIEQVHEGVRFTCTVCGKQFYKAVSLKRHELTHTGERPFPCSYCEKTFITANERRLHERYHTGERPYKCQDCGKSFIQSGYLKSHQRLHTGEKPFTCSVCDKRFRFSHHMKRHQKTHTEKHVCGECGESFTQIRCLKAHQLTHSLNEN
- the LOC118374003 gene encoding zinc finger protein 14-like isoform X4, whose amino-acid sequence is MQSQDPCQNCPPLLLPSLRLFIPPLRLVSAAMWQVVQRGDVQDYGMLEEFVTMVTEIVPELLSCSQRAQLILGLRARMVLELCRTEQTADQDIQQHLARIRSLISTGEAESSDAEVELSESKFVELVESLLKDPSERENFYQDVFPVEFGPKYDTAIQMLMLEFLSRLEKLLPLPDLEQTASLLSAVPSALEKCVQFVPDPIQLRTLLQYHRKLGHLDSIGTPSSFGDYILSSLSLPPHVRVVTATEVDSLSECLARVEGKGLVEGTIENNGGLLAPDEDQRDSFTEKEPAMNRKPVSVETDNQAVTGIHVQTSKQSKRLQIKKIRSKVQKPCKTDSSERAIQQPSSSKVHTSLRKSCKRGPFRKTCPDCGRTFARATSFRRHQRSHTQDHDYRFKCLKCAIGFKDIYDLKRHQQGVCEKNLSTLVDWENKEEIPQPSTSKSTNTSPLKTLSPSGLTQKRPLDTKTCSLCRRFFTRTSDMARHMRSHSKEHPFWCVNCDKRFKYSYDLKRHQRDLCKKVNQEDLGQVGQNLSQQKGKPQPEKDESQSMGSTGSLGTDENPQPSHKGLSDSKTCCVCGRILTRTSDMERHLKSHSKERPFHCAICERSFKYKDTLKKHQEILGHEGILEDLGQSVDQQQAEVKTEGCSSPLTTKENDTGTQITAATSVPTLKEPKPCTVCGKIFNRASGMAIHMRSHSEERPYQCVNCEQRFKYMHGLKKHQRDICLKVNQEEASKLVDQQQEDATPEEAGELLATDDTRAECKEEERKVVFKCDECDKEFKGSSSLRTHKRIHNPFYCSDCGRIYPNSIAFDRHKLMHKEIQCTMCEKTFTLLGRLRDHYLHQHKFTGPYPCSQCEKTFTQLSYLVIHERVHSGEYLYQCSVCPEKFRTANSLTIHSRKHTGEKPFLCWQCGKSYRAASELSVHMGTHSEEKPFSCSQCDMTYRTKIQLNTHIEQVHEGVRFTCTVCGKQFYKAVSLKRHELTHTGERPFPCSYCEKTFITANERRLHERYHTGERPYKCQDCGKSFIQSGYLKSHQRLHTGEKPFTCSVCDKRFRFSHHMKRHQKTHTEKHVCGECGESFTQIRCLKAHQLTHSLNEN
- the LOC118374003 gene encoding zinc finger protein 14-like isoform X7, with the translated sequence MQFPRLGQFHWFHFVLQVKSGTLRKYLKAMWQVVQRGDVQDYGMLEEFVTMVTEIVPELLSCSQRAQLILGLRARMVLELCRTEQTADQDIQQHLARIRSLISTGEAESSDAEVELSESKFVELVESLLKDPSERENFYQDVFPVEFGPKYDTAIQMLMLEFLSRLEKLLPLPDLEQTASLLSAVPSALEKCVQFVPDPIQLRTLLQYHRKLGHLDSIGTPSSFGDYILSSLSLPPHVRVVTATEVDSLSECLARVEGKGLVEGTIENNGGLLAPDEDQRDSFTEKEPAMNRKPVSVETDNQAVTGIHVQTSKQSKRLQIKKIRSKVQKPCKTDSSERAIQQPSSSKVHTSLRKSCKRGPFRKTCPDCGRTFARATSFRRHQRSHTQDHDYRFKCLKCAIGFKDIYDLKRHQQGVCEKNLSTLVDWENKEEIPQPSTSKSTNTSPLKTLSPSGLTQKRPLDTKTCSLCRRFFTRTSDMARHMRSHSKEHPFWCVNCDKRFKYSYDLKRHQRDLCKKVNQEDLGQVGQNLSQQKGKPQPEKDESQSMGSTGSLGTDENPQPSHKGLSDSKTCCVCGRILTRTSDMERHLKSHSKERPFHCAICERSFKYKDTLKKHQEILGHEGILEDLGQSVDQQQAEVKTEGCSSPLTTKENDTGTQITAATSVPTLKEPKPCTVCGKIFNRASGMAIHMRSHSEERPYQCVNCEQRFKYMHGLKKHQRDICLKVNQEEASKLVDQQQEDATPEEAGELLATDDTRAECKEEERKVVFKCDECDKEFKGSSSLRTHKRIHNPFYCSDCGRIYPNSIAFDRHKLMHKEIQCTMCEKTFTLLGRLRDHYLHQHKFTGPYPCSQCEKTFTQLSYLVIHERVHSGEYLYQCSVCPEKFRTANSLTIHSRKHTGEKPFLCWQCGKSYRAASELSVHMGTHSEEKPFSCSQCDMTYRTKIQLNTHIEQVHEGVRFTCTVCGKQFYKAVSLKRHELTHTGERPFPCSYCEKTFITANERRLHERYHTGERPYKCQDCGKSFIQSGYLKSHQRLHTGEKPFTCSVCDKRFRFSHHMKRHQKTHTEKHVCGECGESFTQIRCLKAHQLTHSLNEN
- the LOC118374003 gene encoding zinc finger protein 14-like isoform X11 is translated as MQVELSESKFVELVKSLLKDPSERENFYQDVFPVEFGPKYDTAIQMLMLEFLSRLEKLLPLPDLEQTASLLSAVPSALEKCVQFVPDPIQLRTLLQYHRKLGHLDSIRTPSSFGDYILSSLSLPPHVRVVTATEVDSLSECLARVEGKGLVEGTIENNGGLLAPDEDQRDSFTEKEPAMNRKPVSVETDNQAVTGIHVQTSKQSKRLQIKKIRSKVQKPCKTDSSERAIQQPSSSKVHTSLRKSCKRGPFRKTCPDCGRTFARATSFRRHQRSHTQDHDYRFKCLKCAIGFKDIYDLKRHQQGVCEKNLSTLVDWENKEEIPQPSTSKSTNTSPLKTLSPSGLTQKRPLDTKTCSLCRRFFTRTSDMARHMRSHSKEHPFWCVNCDKRFKYSYDLKRHQRDLCKKVNQEDLGQVGQNLSQQKGKPQPEKDESQSMGSTGSLGTDENPQPSHKGLSDSKTCCVCGRILTRTSDMERHLKSHSKERPFHCAICERSFKYKDTLKKHQEILGHEGILEDLGQSVDQQQAEVKTEGCSSPLTTKENDTGTQITAATSVPTLKEPKPCTVCGKIFNRASGMAIHMRSHSEERPYQCVNCEQRFKYMHGLKKHQRDICLKVNQEEASKLVDQQQEDATPEEAGELLATDDTRAECKEEERKVVFKCDECDKEFKGSSSLRTHKRIHNPFYCSDCGRIYPNSIAFDRHKLMHKEIQCTMCEKTFTLLGRLRDHYLHQHKFTGPYPCSQCEKTFTQLSYLVIHERVHSGEYLYQCSVCPEKFRTANSLTIHSRKHTGEKPFLCWQCGKSYRAASELSVHMGTHSEEKPFSCSQCDMTYRTKIQLNTHIEQVHEGVRFTCTVCGKQFYKAVSLKRHELTHTGERPFPCSYCEKTFITANERRLHERYHTGERPYKCQDCGKSFIQSGYLKSHQRLHTGEKPFTCSVCDKRFRFSHHMKRHQKTHTEKHVCGECGESFTQIRCLKAHQLTHSLNEN
- the LOC118374003 gene encoding zinc finger protein 14-like isoform X6, encoding MAENPDENGPPLLLPSLRLFIPPLRLVSAAMWQVVQRGDVQDYGMLEEFVTMVTEIVPELLSCSQRAQLILGLRARMVLELCRTEQTADQDIQQHLARIRSLISTGEAESSDAEVELSESKFVELVESLLKDPSERENFYQDVFPVEFGPKYDTAIQMLMLEFLSRLEKLLPLPDLEQTASLLSAVPSALEKCVQFVPDPIQLRTLLQYHRKLGHLDSIGTPSSFGDYILSSLSLPPHVRVVTATEVDSLSECLARVEGKGLVEGTIENNGGLLAPDEDQRDSFTEKEPAMNRKPVSVETDNQAVTGIHVQTSKQSKRLQIKKIRSKVQKPCKTDSSERAIQQPSSSKVHTSLRKSCKRGPFRKTCPDCGRTFARATSFRRHQRSHTQDHDYRFKCLKCAIGFKDIYDLKRHQQGVCEKNLSTLVDWENKEEIPQPSTSKSTNTSPLKTLSPSGLTQKRPLDTKTCSLCRRFFTRTSDMARHMRSHSKEHPFWCVNCDKRFKYSYDLKRHQRDLCKKVNQEDLGQVGQNLSQQKGKPQPEKDESQSMGSTGSLGTDENPQPSHKGLSDSKTCCVCGRILTRTSDMERHLKSHSKERPFHCAICERSFKYKDTLKKHQEILGHEGILEDLGQSVDQQQAEVKTEGCSSPLTTKENDTGTQITAATSVPTLKEPKPCTVCGKIFNRASGMAIHMRSHSEERPYQCVNCEQRFKYMHGLKKHQRDICLKVNQEEASKLVDQQQEDATPEEAGELLATDDTRAECKEEERKVVFKCDECDKEFKGSSSLRTHKRIHNPFYCSDCGRIYPNSIAFDRHKLMHKEIQCTMCEKTFTLLGRLRDHYLHQHKFTGPYPCSQCEKTFTQLSYLVIHERVHSGEYLYQCSVCPEKFRTANSLTIHSRKHTGEKPFLCWQCGKSYRAASELSVHMGTHSEEKPFSCSQCDMTYRTKIQLNTHIEQVHEGVRFTCTVCGKQFYKAVSLKRHELTHTGERPFPCSYCEKTFITANERRLHERYHTGERPYKCQDCGKSFIQSGYLKSHQRLHTGEKPFTCSVCDKRFRFSHHMKRHQKTHTEKHVCGECGESFTQIRCLKAHQLTHSLNEN
- the LOC118374003 gene encoding zinc finger protein 14-like isoform X2 — protein: MQCQNPSENGPPLLLPSLRLFIPPLRLVSAAMWQVVQRGDVQDYGMLEEFVTMVTEIVPELLSCSQRAQLILGLRARMVLELCRTEQTADQDIQQHLARIRSLISTGEAESSDAEVELSESKFVELVESLLKDPSERENFYQDVFPVEFGPKYDTAIQMLMLEFLSRLEKLLPLPDLEQTASLLSAVPSALEKCVQFVPDPIQLRTLLQYHRKLGHLDSIGTPSSFGDYILSSLSLPPHVRVVTATEVDSLSECLARVEGKGLVEGTIENNGGLLAPDEDQRDSFTEKEPAMNRKPVSVETDNQAVTGIHVQTSKQSKRLQIKKIRSKVQKPCKTDSSERAIQQPSSSKVHTSLRKSCKRGPFRKTCPDCGRTFARATSFRRHQRSHTQDHDYRFKCLKCAIGFKDIYDLKRHQQGVCEKNLSTLVDWENKEEIPQPSTSKSTNTSPLKTLSPSGLTQKRPLDTKTCSLCRRFFTRTSDMARHMRSHSKEHPFWCVNCDKRFKYSYDLKRHQRDLCKKVNQEDLGQVGQNLSQQKGKPQPEKDESQSMGSTGSLGTDENPQPSHKGLSDSKTCCVCGRILTRTSDMERHLKSHSKERPFHCAICERSFKYKDTLKKHQEILGHEGILEDLGQSVDQQQAEVKTEGCSSPLTTKENDTGTQITAATSVPTLKEPKPCTVCGKIFNRASGMAIHMRSHSEERPYQCVNCEQRFKYMHGLKKHQRDICLKVNQEEASKLVDQQQEDATPEEAGELLATDDTRAECKEEERKVVFKCDECDKEFKGSSSLRTHKRIHNPFYCSDCGRIYPNSIAFDRHKLMHKEIQCTMCEKTFTLLGRLRDHYLHQHKFTGPYPCSQCEKTFTQLSYLVIHERVHSGEYLYQCSVCPEKFRTANSLTIHSRKHTGEKPFLCWQCGKSYRAASELSVHMGTHSEEKPFSCSQCDMTYRTKIQLNTHIEQVHEGVRFTCTVCGKQFYKAVSLKRHELTHTGERPFPCSYCEKTFITANERRLHERYHTGERPYKCQDCGKSFIQSGYLKSHQRLHTGEKPFTCSVCDKRFRFSHHMKRHQKTHTEKHVCGECGESFTQIRCLKAHQLTHSLNEN
- the LOC118374003 gene encoding zinc finger protein 14-like isoform X8; the encoded protein is MQCQNPSENAMWQVVQRGDVQDYGMLEEFVTMVTEIVPELLSCSQRAQLILGLRARMVLELCRTEQTADQDIQQHLARIRSLISTGEAESSDAEVELSESKFVELVESLLKDPSERENFYQDVFPVEFGPKYDTAIQMLMLEFLSRLEKLLPLPDLEQTASLLSAVPSALEKCVQFVPDPIQLRTLLQYHRKLGHLDSIGTPSSFGDYILSSLSLPPHVRVVTATEVDSLSECLARVEGKGLVEGTIENNGGLLAPDEDQRDSFTEKEPAMNRKPVSVETDNQAVTGIHVQTSKQSKRLQIKKIRSKVQKPCKTDSSERAIQQPSSSKVHTSLRKSCKRGPFRKTCPDCGRTFARATSFRRHQRSHTQDHDYRFKCLKCAIGFKDIYDLKRHQQGVCEKNLSTLVDWENKEEIPQPSTSKSTNTSPLKTLSPSGLTQKRPLDTKTCSLCRRFFTRTSDMARHMRSHSKEHPFWCVNCDKRFKYSYDLKRHQRDLCKKVNQEDLGQVGQNLSQQKGKPQPEKDESQSMGSTGSLGTDENPQPSHKGLSDSKTCCVCGRILTRTSDMERHLKSHSKERPFHCAICERSFKYKDTLKKHQEILGHEGILEDLGQSVDQQQAEVKTEGCSSPLTTKENDTGTQITAATSVPTLKEPKPCTVCGKIFNRASGMAIHMRSHSEERPYQCVNCEQRFKYMHGLKKHQRDICLKVNQEEASKLVDQQQEDATPEEAGELLATDDTRAECKEEERKVVFKCDECDKEFKGSSSLRTHKRIHNPFYCSDCGRIYPNSIAFDRHKLMHKEIQCTMCEKTFTLLGRLRDHYLHQHKFTGPYPCSQCEKTFTQLSYLVIHERVHSGEYLYQCSVCPEKFRTANSLTIHSRKHTGEKPFLCWQCGKSYRAASELSVHMGTHSEEKPFSCSQCDMTYRTKIQLNTHIEQVHEGVRFTCTVCGKQFYKAVSLKRHELTHTGERPFPCSYCEKTFITANERRLHERYHTGERPYKCQDCGKSFIQSGYLKSHQRLHTGEKPFTCSVCDKRFRFSHHMKRHQKTHTEKHVCGECGESFTQIRCLKAHQLTHSLNEN
- the LOC118374003 gene encoding zinc finger protein 14-like isoform X12; this translates as MQVELSESKFVELVKSLLKDPSERENFYQDVFPVEFGPKYDTAIQMLMLEFLSRLEKLLPLPDLEQTASLLSAVPSALEKCVQFVPDPIQLRTLLQYHRKLGHLDSIGTPSSFGDYILSSLSLPPHVRVVTATEVDSLSECLARVEGKGLVEGTIENNGGLLAPDEDQRDSFTEKEPAMNRKPVSVETDNQAVTGIHVQTSKQSKRLQIKKIRSKVQKPCKTDSSERAIQQPSSSKVHTSLRKSCKRGPFRKTCPDCGRTFARATSFRRHQRSHTQDHDYRFKCLKCAIGFKDIYDLKRHQQGVCEKNLSTLVDWENKEEIPQPSTSKSTNTSPLKTLSPSGLTQKRPLDTKTCSLCRRFFTRTSDMARHMRSHSKEHPFWCVNCDKRFKYSYDLKRHQRDLCKKVNQEDLGQVGQNLSQQKGKPQPEKDESQSMGSTGSLGTDENPQPSHKGLSDSKTCCVCGRILTRTSDMERHLKSHSKERPFHCAICERSFKYKDTLKKHQEILGHEGILEDLGQSVDQQQAEVKTEGCSSPLTTKENDTGTQITAATSVPTLKEPKPCTVCGKIFNRASGMAIHMRSHSEERPYQCVNCEQRFKYMHGLKKHQRDICLKVNQEEASKLVDQQQEDATPEEAGELLATDDTRAECKEEERKVVFKCDECDKEFKGSSSLRTHKRIHNPFYCSDCGRIYPNSIAFDRHKLMHKEIQCTMCEKTFTLLGRLRDHYLHQHKFTGPYPCSQCEKTFTQLSYLVIHERVHSGEYLYQCSVCPEKFRTANSLTIHSRKHTGEKPFLCWQCGKSYRAASELSVHMGTHSEEKPFSCSQCDMTYRTKIQLNTHIEQVHEGVRFTCTVCGKQFYKAVSLKRHELTHTGERPFPCSYCEKTFITANERRLHERYHTGERPYKCQDCGKSFIQSGYLKSHQRLHTGEKPFTCSVCDKRFRFSHHMKRHQKTHTEKHVCGECGESFTQIRCLKAHQLTHSLNEN